From the genome of Chionomys nivalis chromosome 19, mChiNiv1.1, whole genome shotgun sequence, one region includes:
- the LOC130890439 gene encoding class I histocompatibility antigen, Gogo-B*0101 alpha chain-like gives MGVAEPRPILLLLSVLALTQTETQASAGSHSLRYFVTTTSGPGVREPRVIIVGYVDNIEFMSFDSDAESPRTEPRGSWVKRMGQKFWEEEVKYAESYAQRARENLRLALSVYNHNSNDSHTIQCLIGCEIGPDGRLIRGEYAHAYDGNDYLSLNEDLHSWTAGDTSAQIAADKWKADGVAGRIRAILEGRCVETLLRHLEIGKKTLQRTDPPKAHVTHHLRLEGDATLRCWALGFYPAEITLTWQRDGEDQIQDMELVETRPSGDGTFQKWAAVVVPSGDEERYTCLVHHEGLPEPLILRWEPSSWPKIGMTVGVVLLGVVIAGAVAAVVTMRRSMGREGK, from the exons ATGGGGGTTGCAGAGCCGCGTCCCATTCTCCTGCTGCTTTCAGTCCTGGCTCTAACCCAGACCGAGACCCAGGCCAGCGCGG GTTCGCACTCGCTGCGCTATTTTGTTACCACGACGTCCGGTCCCGGGGTCCGGGAGCCCCGAGTCATCATCGTTGGCTACGTGGACAACATCGAGTTCATGAGCTTCGACAGTGACGCGGAGAGTCCGAGGACAGAGCCCCGTGGGTCATGGGTAAAACGAATGGGTCAgaagttctgggaagaggaggtAAAATATGCCGAGAGTTATGCACAGAGGGCCCGAGAAAACCTGCGATTGGCATTGAGCGTCTACAACCACAACAGTAACG ATTCTCACACCATCCAGTGTTTAATTGGCTGCGAAATTGGACCGGACGGGCGGCTCATCCGAGGCGAATATGCGCACGCTTATGACGGCAACGATTACCTTAGTCTGAACGAGGATCTTCACTCCTGGACTGCTGGCGACACCTCGGCTCAGATCGCTGCCGACAAGTGGAAAGCCGATGGTGTAGCAGGACGCATCAGAGCCATTCTGGAGGGGAGGTGTGTAGAGACACTCCTCAGACATCTGGAGATAGGGAAGAAGACACTGCAGAGAACAG ATCCCCCGAAGGCACATGTAACCCATCATCTAAGACTTGAAGGGGATGCCACCCTGAGGTGCTGGGCCCTGGGCTTCTATCCAGCTGAGATCACCCTAACCTGGCAACGTGATGGAGAGGACCAGATCCAGGACATGGAGCTAGTGGAGACCAGGCCTTCAGGAGATGGAACCTTCCAGAAGTGGGCAGCGGTGGTGGTGCCTTCTGGGGACGAGGAGAGATACACCTGCCTTGTGCATCATGAGGGGCTGCCGGAGCCCCTCATCCTGAGATGGG AGCCATCTTCTTGGCCCAAGATTGGAATGACTGTTGGTGTGGTTCTCCTCGGAGTTGTGATCGCTGGAGCTGTGGCTGCCGTTGTGACAATGAGGAGAAgtatgggaagggaagggaag